The Vicia villosa cultivar HV-30 ecotype Madison, WI linkage group LG1, Vvil1.0, whole genome shotgun sequence genome includes a region encoding these proteins:
- the LOC131662207 gene encoding uncharacterized protein LOC131662207: MGILPFRHGHLRRRIPQTHHRIRKTEVRRANSANSSKASTLDLALGGSSPISFYREELPGGAPNTTIPLIIRARMANFDVHCILINQGSSVDIMYSHLFKTLQLNDSHLTPYVGSDLQGFNGTVTKPWGFFELIVSVGSAKSARAVKVQFLVIVCPSIYQCILGRPTLAELIVVPLTVHLKLKYYTAKGQVATLHGDIKAARRCFEASAKGLSSIKAVVQAGAEPNKSMSRIDTIDLDSRFRKQSEGKTDVKTLEEGLRPIPNGDLELITLDDDPTRGVKIGTDLPELARRQLQACLKENADLFAWSAAEMPGLDPERRRKQYPEKTAAAELAVRDLLEAKFTSEAKYTTWLSNVVLVKKSNGKWRMCIDYTDVNRACPKDAYRLPSIDKLVDNSASFKLLSFMDAYSGYNQIPMSKTDKKYTGFMTESGNYYYNVIPFGLKNAKATYQRMMNKVFRAEIGDMLEVYMDDMIVQSQEETDHSVHLKKSLRVSPEVQNAV; the protein is encoded by the exons ATGGGAATTCTTCCCTTCCGCCATGGTCATCTCCGGAGGAGGATTCCGCAAACTCACCATCGGATCCGTAAAACGGAAGTTCGACGAGCTAATTCAGCAAATTCGAGCAAAGCATCTACTCTTGACCTTGCCTTGGGCGGCTCATCCCCCATATCGTTCTACAGGGAAGAACTGCCGGGCGGAGCACCCAACACAACCATTCCCCTCATTATCCGGGCTCGAATGGCCAACTTTGACGTACACTGCATTTTGATCAATCAAGGGAGCTCGGTGGATATTATGTACTCCCATCTATTCAAAACATTGCAACTGAACGACAGCCACCTCACCCCCTACGTAGGCTCAGACCTACAAGGTTTCAATGGCACTGTGACGAAACCATGGGGATTCTTTGAGCTTATCGTTTCGGTTGGATCGGCAAAAAGCGCGAGAGCTGTCAAAGTCCAGTTCCTAGTCATTGTTTGCCCCTCGATCTACCAATGCATCTTGGGACGCCCGACGCTGGCCGAACTGATCGTCGTCCCCTTAACCGTGCATCTCAAACTCAAATACTACACAGCCAAAGGACAAGTCGCAACGCTCCACGGAGACATCAAAGCGGCCAGAAGGTGTTTCGAAGCCTCCGCCAAGGGCCTTAGCTCGATAAAAGCGGTTGTTCAGGCGGGTGCCGAGCCCAACAAATCTATGTCCCGCATCGACACCATCGACCTGGACAGCCGCTTCCGTAAACAATCCGAGGGGAAAACAGACGTGAAGACATTAGAAGAGGGTCTCCGACCAATCCCCAACGGGGATTTAGAGCTGATAACCCTCGATGATGACCCGACCAGAGGTGTCAAGATTGGGACAGACCTGCCCGAACTGGCCAGAAGGCAACTCCAGGCCTGCCTCAAGGAGaatgccgacctgttcgcctggagcgcagcTGAGATGCCCGGCCTCGACCCGGAA AGGAGAAGAAAGCAGTATCCGGAGAAAACGGCTGCGGCCGAACTAGCTGTTAGGGACCTCTTAGAGGCTAAATTCACATCGGAAGCCAAGTACACTACTTGGCTCTCGAATGTTGTACTTGTaaagaaatctaatggaaaatggcgcatgtgcattgactataccgATGTTAACAGGGCTTGCCCAAAAGACGCTTATCGTCTACCTAGCATAGATAAATTAGTTGATAATTCCGCGAGTTTTAAATTACTATCGTTTATGGACGCATATTCTGGGTACAACCAAATACCCATGTCTAAAACGGACAAAAAATACACGGGTTTCATGACTGAATCAGGCAACTATTACTATAACGTAATTCCCTTCGGCCTGAAAAACGCCAAAGCAACATACCAGcgaatgatgaacaaagtgttccggGCGGAAATCGGCGATATGCTCGAAGTctatatggacgatatgatcgtccaATCCCAAGAGGAAACCGATCACTCCGTCCACCTCAAAAAAAGTCTTCGAGTAAGCCCGGAAGTGCAAAATGCGGTTTAA
- the LOC131662215 gene encoding uncharacterized protein LOC131662215 — MTWYKSLPDESITSWKVLGKLFSRNFTASRRHPKSEASLEAIIHEKDESLRAYIERFNKEAVQVSTTAHMKKFLLERGLRPCSDFAKAVGIETPAILNEFFLKAQAYIQYEENEAAHAVRTFKQEENTKGARQEDSRQGSDKKKEDKAWDHKDYKAPAGKFWEYTPLNASKERILNECANAEFQTGKVHFPKSMPARPNVDK, encoded by the coding sequence ATGACGTGGTACAAGAGTCTACCCGATGAATCCATCACGTCATGGAAGGTGCTCGGAAAGCTTTTCTCCAGGAACTTCACGGCCTCTCGCAGACACCCCAAGTCAGAAGCCTCCCTAGAAGCCATCATTCACGAGAAAGACGAATCCCTCCGAGCCTACATAGAgaggttcaacaaagaggccgtgCAAGTGTCCACGACTGCCCACATGAAGAAGTTCTTGCTCGAACGAGGTCTCCGACCATGTTCAGATTTCGCCAAAGCCGTTGGGATCGAGACGCCCGCCATTTTGAACGAATTCTTCCTCAAAGCCCAAGCATACATACAATACGAGGAAAACGAAGCTGCTCACGCAGTCCGTACCTTCAAGCAGGAAGAAAATACTAAAGGTGCCCGTCAAGAAGATTCTCGCCAGGGATCCGACAAGAAGAAAGAAGATAAAGCTTGGGATCATAAGGACTACAAAGCCCCAGCGGGAAAATTCTGGGAGTACACCCCGCTGAACGCATCCAAGGAGCGCATCTTGAACGAATGCGCGAACGCCGAATTTCAAACAGGCAAAGTCCATTTCCCAAAGTCCATGCCTGCACGGCCAAATGTCGACAAATAA